In Mytilus edulis chromosome 7, xbMytEdul2.2, whole genome shotgun sequence, a single genomic region encodes these proteins:
- the LOC139481194 gene encoding nudC domain-containing protein 2-like isoform X2 yields MANFDEKSGIIPCNTPWGKWLQTVEDVFVEVLVPEGTKCKEISINIQTKTIKVVVSGKEVFSGDLHKAVHADEAVWTLEDKKLIRICLPKVHSTAGNCWKSLLKSQYEADPSTFDQMEQKLTLEKFQNEGEFGDFLH; encoded by the exons ATGGCAAATTTTGATGAGAAAAGTGGAATTATTCCTTGTAATACGCCTTGGGGAAAGTGGTTGCAAACTGTAGAAGACGTATTTGTAGAAGTATTAGTGCCAGAAGGCACTAAATGTAAAGAAATATCAATTAACATACAAACCAAAACAATTAAAGTGGTTGTCTCAGGGAAAGAAGTGTTCagt GGAGATTTGCATAAAGCTGTGCATGCTGATGAAGCTGTGTGGACATTAG AAGATAAGAAGTTGATAAGAATCTGTTTACCAAAGGTCCATAGTACTGCTGGCAACTGTTGGAAGTCATTGTTAAAATCACAATATGAAGCAGATCCCTCTACCTTTGATCAGATGGAACAAAAATTAACATTGGAAAAATTTCAGAACGAG GGAGAATTTGGCGATTTTCTTCATTAA
- the LOC139481194 gene encoding nudC domain-containing protein 2-like isoform X1 — translation MANFDEKSGIIPCNTPWGKWLQTVEDVFVEVLVPEGTKCKEISINIQTKTIKVVVSGKEVFSGDLHKAVHADEAVWTLEDKKLIRICLPKVHSTAGNCWKSLLKSQYEADPSTFDQMEQKLTLEKFQNENPGFDFSGASITGNYHDGGPKLG, via the exons ATGGCAAATTTTGATGAGAAAAGTGGAATTATTCCTTGTAATACGCCTTGGGGAAAGTGGTTGCAAACTGTAGAAGACGTATTTGTAGAAGTATTAGTGCCAGAAGGCACTAAATGTAAAGAAATATCAATTAACATACAAACCAAAACAATTAAAGTGGTTGTCTCAGGGAAAGAAGTGTTCagt GGAGATTTGCATAAAGCTGTGCATGCTGATGAAGCTGTGTGGACATTAG AAGATAAGAAGTTGATAAGAATCTGTTTACCAAAGGTCCATAGTACTGCTGGCAACTGTTGGAAGTCATTGTTAAAATCACAATATGAAGCAGATCCCTCTACCTTTGATCAGATGGAACAAAAATTAACATTGGAAAAATTTCAGAACGAG aatcCTGGTTTTGACTTCAGTGGTGCTTCAATAACAGGCAACTATCATGATGGAGGACCAAAATTAGGCTAA
- the LOC139481193 gene encoding transcriptional adapter 2-alpha-like: MEEEHYCMNCKCELRKPYIVCKAEVCHSMTICVHCFSKGVIFGVHQNDHPYTVCRTDFPLFEQIWTAEEETTLLDIMSDCGYGNWSDVAHRLRTKSQSECQNHYNKYFIDKPHEDLPHFKEAERTVYPQPILYKLCDDPPRYPENNDLSGYMAGRGDFTIEYDNFMELEIKHLDFDEEDEDSKMQLGVLDVYYDCMKERWKRKKIVRDYGLINIPKVQVASRRYSYTIKDLIDKLRVFITLVSPDEYCKYIEAIHYERELKHDIKKLQSRRENGMTSMQQSKMYHILNSRRNVVKSKRHLMVDLLSHLKDETSCQTWLQRQAVLDNMSKGGLVVLPNAPRKTAPPLDISSLPGYEKLGETEQEICANIRLVPEAYIEFRDSLINECKKNGCLKLGQARSLIKIDVNKTRKLYDFLLTNGMINKE; this comes from the coding sequence ATGGAGGAGGAACACTATTGTATGAATTGTAAATGTGAACTAAGAAAGCCATACATTGTATGTAAAGCTGAAGTATGTCACTCCATGACTATCTGTGTTCATTGCTTCTCTAAAGGAGTTATATTTGGTGTTCATCAAAACGATCATCCCTACACTGTTTGTAGAACAGATTTTCCGCTGTTTGAACAGATATGGACGGCAGAGGAAGAAACAACGTTACTTGACATCATGTCAGACTGTGGCTATGGCAACTGGTCAGATGTAGCTCACAGGCTACGGACAAAAAGTCAGTCAGAATGTCAGAATCattacaataaatatttcattgataaacCTCATGAGGACTTGCCTCACTTTAAAGAGGCAGAGAGGACTGTTTATCCTCAGCCAATCCTATATAAATTGTGTGACGACCCTCCACGCTACCCAGAAAACAACGACCTCAGTGGGTATATGGCTGGAAGGGGTGATTTCACAATAGAATATGACAACTTCATGGAACTGGAAATCAAACATTTAGATTTTGATGAGGAGGATGAAGATAGTAAAATGCAGTTGGGAGTTCTGGATGTGTATTACGATTGCATGAAAGAGAGATGGAAAAGGAAGAAAATTGTCAGAGATTATGGTCTGATCAACATACCAAAAGTACAAGTGGCCAGCCGTAGATACAGTTACACCATCAAGGACCTTATTGACAAGTTGAGAGTATTCATAACATTGGTGTCACCTGATGaatattgtaaatatattgaGGCCATACATTATGAGAGAGAATTAAAACATGATATCAAGAAACTTCAGAGCAGAAGAGAAAATGGCATGACCTCTATGCAGCAGAGTAAAATGTATCACATCCTTAACTCAAGGAGAAATGTAGTGAAATCTAAAAGACATCTTATGGTAGACCTATTATCACATTTAAAAGATGAAACTTCTTGTCAAACATGGCTTCAAAGGCAGGCTGTGCTAGACAATATGTCAAAAGGAGGCTTAGTTGTGTTACCAAATGCTCCTCGGAAAACAGCACCTCCATTAGACATTTCTAGTTTGCCAGGTTATGAAAAACTAGGAGAAACAGAACAAGAGATTTGCGCTAATATTAGATTGGTTCCAGAGGCTTATATAGAATTTCGTGATTCCCTGATTAATGAGTGTAAGAAAAATGGATGTTTAAAACTTGGACAGGCTAGAAGTTTGATCAAAATTGATGttaacaaaacaagaaaattatATGATTTTTTGTTGACTAATGGGATGATTAATAAAGAGTAG